A DNA window from Actinomadura coerulea contains the following coding sequences:
- a CDS encoding anti-sigma factor, which yields MTEETAAMPASTKLSVRDVVTVKLPAASAYLSVLRTATAGLAARLDFTLDEIEDLRIAVDEACAMLLAQAVPGTDLTCEFELTGEAMRISVSVLTVDGEEPSRDTFAWTVLSSLAGEVDARVGSDDRVTVTLQKRRGAAGAP from the coding sequence GTGACCGAGGAAACCGCTGCAATGCCGGCCAGTACGAAGTTGTCCGTCCGTGACGTGGTCACGGTGAAGCTGCCTGCCGCGAGTGCCTACCTGTCCGTGCTGCGGACCGCGACCGCGGGCCTGGCGGCCAGGTTGGACTTCACGCTGGACGAGATAGAAGACCTGCGCATCGCCGTTGACGAGGCGTGCGCGATGCTGCTCGCTCAGGCGGTGCCGGGCACCGACCTGACGTGCGAGTTCGAGCTGACCGGAGAGGCGATGCGCATCTCCGTGTCGGTCCTGACGGTGGACGGTGAGGAGCCGAGCCGCGACACGTTCGCCTGGACGGTGCTGTCGTCCCTGGCGGGCGAGGTGGACGCCAGGGTGGGCTCCGACGACCGGGTCACCGTGACGCTGCAGAAGCGGCGCGGTGCGGCGGGGGCCCCGTGA
- the bioB gene encoding biotin synthase BioB codes for MTDILDIARRQVLDEGEGLSRGQVLEVLNLPDDRLQDLLALAHDVRMRWCGPEVEVEGIVSLKTGGCPEDCHFCSQSGKFESPVRSVWLNIPELVEAAKETAATGATEFCIVAAVRGPDERLMSQVRDGVKAINDAVEINIACSLGMLTQEQVDELAAMGVHRYNHNLETARSHFPNVVTTHSWEERWDTLRMVKAAGMEVCCGGIVGMGESVEQRAEFAAQLAELEPDEVPLNFLAPRPGTPFADHPLVEGTEALKTIAAFRLALPRTILRYAGGRELTLGDLGTREGMLGGINAVIVGNYLTTLGRPARQDLELLTELQMPIKALGRTL; via the coding sequence GTGACGGACATCCTCGACATCGCGCGCCGCCAGGTCCTGGACGAGGGCGAGGGCCTGTCGCGGGGACAGGTGCTGGAGGTGCTGAACCTGCCGGACGACCGGCTCCAGGACCTGCTCGCGCTCGCCCACGACGTCCGGATGCGGTGGTGCGGGCCCGAGGTCGAGGTCGAGGGGATCGTGTCGCTGAAGACCGGCGGCTGCCCGGAGGACTGCCACTTCTGCTCGCAGTCCGGCAAGTTCGAGTCGCCCGTCCGGTCGGTGTGGCTGAACATCCCCGAGCTGGTCGAGGCGGCGAAGGAGACCGCCGCGACCGGCGCCACCGAGTTCTGCATCGTCGCCGCCGTGCGGGGGCCCGACGAGCGGCTGATGTCGCAGGTCCGCGACGGCGTCAAGGCCATCAACGACGCGGTCGAGATCAACATCGCGTGCTCGCTCGGCATGCTCACCCAGGAGCAGGTGGACGAGCTGGCCGCCATGGGCGTCCACCGCTACAACCACAACCTGGAGACGGCCCGCTCCCACTTCCCGAACGTGGTCACCACGCATTCGTGGGAGGAGCGGTGGGACACGCTCCGCATGGTCAAGGCCGCCGGGATGGAGGTGTGCTGCGGCGGCATCGTCGGCATGGGCGAGAGCGTCGAGCAGCGCGCCGAGTTCGCCGCGCAGCTCGCGGAGCTGGAGCCCGACGAGGTCCCGCTGAACTTCCTCGCGCCGCGCCCCGGCACGCCGTTCGCCGACCACCCCCTGGTCGAGGGCACCGAGGCGCTGAAGACGATCGCCGCGTTCCGGCTCGCCCTGCCCCGCACCATCCTGCGCTACGCCGGCGGCCGCGAGCTCACCCTCGGCGACCTCGGCACCCGCGAGGGCATGCTCGGCGGCATCAACGCCGTCATCGTCGGCAACTACCTCACCACCCTCGGCCGCCCCGCCCGGCAGGACCTGGAGCTGCTCACCGAACTGCAGATGCCGATCAAGGCCCTCGGCCGGACGCTCTGA
- a CDS encoding histidine kinase N-terminal domain-containing protein, which produces MPTLTDLVRDHTDLTDTDLEWLHALVSDWQLLADLSFADLLLWVPLRSAAALPADGASRTGRGRPGVLDTGAAVPGWVAIAQMRPTTGPTAYPEDLVGKVVRTGRRGLIDVAWRERRIVREGDPEWGSGIPVREESIPVRRGAKILGVIQRSTNLSSARTPSRLELTYLQSASDLATMISEGRFPVPGEEPNMVRSPRVGDGLMRLDRAGKVTYASPNAQSAYRRLGYPTDLVGEALGKITADLCDTGEPMEEALSVVLSGRAPREVEVESRGSIMQLRTIPLVVGGTRIGAIVLCRDVTELRWRDRELLTKDATIREIHHRVKNNLQTVAALLRLQARRLRIPEGRAALDEAVRRVGSIAIVHETLSHTPDELIDFDDIADRVITMAGEVSTPETKVTPKRTGSFGVLPAEIATPLAMALTELLQNALEHGLASRFGTLEVVAHRYGEGEVSHEPAGVSLWGEWTAPGADEPRAPGAEPERPSGRRLVTVVADDGVGLPADFDMESTESLGLQIVRTLIVGELGGHLDFRPREGGGTEVVVDIPLDHHHRPTRP; this is translated from the coding sequence GTGCCTACCTTGACCGATTTGGTCCGCGATCACACCGATCTCACCGACACCGATCTGGAGTGGCTCCACGCGCTGGTCTCGGACTGGCAGCTGCTGGCCGACCTGTCGTTCGCGGACCTGCTGCTGTGGGTGCCGCTCCGGTCGGCGGCCGCGCTGCCCGCCGACGGGGCGTCCCGCACGGGCCGGGGCAGGCCGGGCGTGCTCGACACCGGCGCGGCCGTCCCCGGCTGGGTCGCGATCGCGCAGATGCGGCCCACGACCGGGCCGACCGCCTACCCGGAGGACCTCGTCGGCAAGGTCGTCCGGACGGGGCGCCGCGGGCTGATCGACGTGGCGTGGCGGGAGCGCCGCATCGTCCGCGAGGGCGACCCGGAGTGGGGCAGCGGCATCCCCGTCCGCGAGGAGTCCATCCCGGTGCGCCGCGGCGCCAAGATCCTCGGGGTGATCCAGCGCAGCACCAACCTCAGCTCGGCGCGCACCCCGTCCCGGCTGGAGCTGACCTACCTGCAGAGCGCCAGCGACCTCGCCACGATGATCTCCGAGGGCCGGTTCCCGGTGCCGGGCGAGGAGCCGAACATGGTCCGCTCGCCGCGCGTCGGCGACGGCCTGATGCGGCTGGACCGCGCCGGCAAGGTCACCTACGCCAGCCCCAACGCCCAGTCCGCCTACCGGCGGCTCGGCTACCCGACGGACCTGGTCGGCGAGGCCCTCGGGAAGATCACCGCGGACCTGTGCGACACCGGCGAGCCGATGGAGGAGGCGCTGAGCGTCGTGCTGTCGGGCCGCGCGCCGCGCGAGGTCGAGGTCGAGTCCCGCGGGTCGATCATGCAGCTGCGCACGATCCCGCTCGTCGTCGGCGGGACGCGGATCGGCGCCATCGTCCTGTGCCGGGACGTGACCGAGCTGCGCTGGCGCGACCGGGAGCTGCTGACCAAGGACGCCACCATCCGGGAGATCCACCACCGGGTGAAGAACAACCTGCAGACGGTCGCGGCGCTGCTGCGGCTCCAGGCGCGGCGCCTGCGGATCCCGGAGGGGCGGGCCGCGCTGGACGAGGCCGTCCGGCGCGTCGGGTCGATCGCGATCGTGCACGAGACGCTGTCGCACACCCCCGACGAGCTGATCGACTTCGACGACATCGCGGACCGGGTCATCACGATGGCGGGGGAGGTGTCCACCCCGGAGACCAAGGTGACCCCCAAGCGGACCGGCAGCTTCGGCGTCCTGCCCGCCGAGATCGCGACGCCGCTCGCGATGGCGCTCACCGAGCTGCTGCAGAACGCCCTGGAGCACGGCCTGGCCAGCCGCTTCGGGACCCTGGAGGTGGTGGCGCACCGCTACGGCGAGGGGGAGGTCTCGCACGAGCCGGCCGGCGTCTCGCTGTGGGGAGAGTGGACGGCGCCCGGCGCGGACGAGCCCCGCGCCCCGGGCGCCGAGCCCGAGCGCCCGTCCGGCCGCCGCCTCGTCACGGTCGTCGCGGACGACGGCGTCGGCCTGCCCGCCGACTTCGACATGGAGAGCACCGAGAGCCTGGGCCTGCAGATCGTCCGCACCCTCATCGTCGGCGAACTCGGCGGCCACCTGGACTTCCGCCCAAGAGAAGGCGGCGGCACGGAAGTAGTGGTCGACATCCCCCTGGACCACCACCATCGTCCGACACGCCCCTGA
- a CDS encoding GNAT family N-acetyltransferase: MIVRTARPDEYDLVGELTVEVYVRGGLVSPESPYARKLRDAADRAANAELLVAEDAGRIAGAVAYCPPGTPYADLAGPDEAEFRMLAVLEDARGRGAGRAMVRACIERARRAGLSGLRLSTQRNMESAQRMYENMGFVRTPDHDWTPAPGVDLITYALPFRDADSTPVPMKGRE; encoded by the coding sequence GTGATCGTGCGGACGGCGCGCCCGGACGAGTACGACCTCGTCGGCGAACTGACCGTGGAGGTCTACGTGCGCGGCGGACTGGTCAGTCCGGAGTCCCCGTACGCGCGCAAGCTGCGCGACGCCGCCGACCGGGCCGCGAATGCCGAACTGCTCGTCGCCGAGGACGCCGGGCGGATCGCCGGTGCCGTCGCGTACTGCCCGCCGGGCACCCCCTACGCGGATCTGGCCGGACCGGACGAGGCGGAGTTCCGCATGCTCGCCGTCCTGGAGGACGCCCGGGGCAGGGGCGCGGGCCGCGCCATGGTGCGCGCCTGCATCGAAAGGGCTCGCAGAGCCGGCCTTTCCGGCCTGCGCCTCTCGACTCAGCGCAACATGGAGTCCGCGCAGCGCATGTACGAGAACATGGGCTTCGTCCGCACCCCCGACCACGACTGGACCCCGGCCCCGGGCGTAGACCTCATCACCTACGCCCTGCCGTTCCGGGACGCGGACTCAACCCCCGTACCCATGAAGGGTCGCGAGTGA
- a CDS encoding WhiB family transcriptional regulator produces the protein MDWRHRAACRDVDPELFFPIGNTGPAILQIEEAKQVCRRCDVSDACLRWALESGQESGVWGGMGEDERRALRRSHRRALSVRR, from the coding sequence ATGGACTGGCGCCACCGCGCAGCCTGCCGTGACGTGGACCCCGAGCTCTTCTTCCCCATCGGAAACACCGGCCCCGCGATCCTCCAGATCGAGGAGGCCAAGCAGGTCTGCCGCCGCTGCGACGTGAGCGACGCCTGCCTGCGCTGGGCGCTGGAGTCCGGCCAGGAGTCCGGCGTCTGGGGCGGCATGGGCGAGGACGAACGCCGAGCACTCCGCCGTTCTCATCGCCGAGCCCTTAGCGTCAGGCGCTGA
- a CDS encoding UTRA domain-containing protein, translating to MSLGDLGKRHPNQAPRIPKYYKLKELLVELIQSLPAGSPLPPERTLAEKYETSRTTVRQALAELVVEGRLQRIQGKGTFVAKPKVSQELQLVSYTEDMRHHGLRPETRILEAGYVSADERLATLLCIRPGGRVLRIHRLRLADGEPMSIDTSHLPARRFPGLRRELPRHHSLYETLATAYDVHLTEAEETIETVLATPHDAQLLGVDVGLPMLLLSRHAFDTTGQPVEWAQSLYRGDRYKFITRLSR from the coding sequence ATCTCGCTCGGCGACCTCGGTAAGCGCCACCCGAACCAGGCGCCCCGGATCCCCAAGTACTACAAGCTCAAGGAGCTGCTGGTCGAGCTGATCCAGTCGCTCCCCGCGGGCAGCCCGCTGCCGCCCGAGCGGACGCTCGCCGAGAAGTACGAGACGTCCCGCACCACCGTCCGGCAGGCCCTCGCCGAGCTGGTCGTCGAGGGGCGCCTCCAGCGCATCCAGGGCAAGGGCACCTTCGTCGCCAAGCCGAAGGTCTCCCAGGAGCTCCAGCTCGTCAGCTACACCGAGGACATGCGGCACCACGGGCTGCGCCCCGAGACCCGCATACTGGAGGCCGGGTACGTCAGCGCCGACGAGCGCCTCGCCACGCTCCTGTGCATCCGCCCCGGCGGCCGGGTGCTGCGGATCCACCGCCTCCGGCTGGCCGACGGCGAGCCGATGTCGATCGACACCTCGCACCTCCCGGCCCGCCGCTTCCCGGGCCTGCGCCGCGAACTGCCGCGCCACCACTCCCTGTACGAGACGCTCGCGACCGCCTACGACGTCCACCTCACCGAGGCCGAGGAGACGATCGAGACCGTCCTCGCCACCCCGCACGACGCGCAGCTCCTCGGCGTCGACGTCGGCCTGCCGATGCTGCTGCTGTCCCGCCACGCCTTCGACACGACGGGCCAGCCGGTCGAGTGGGCCCAGTCCCTGTACCGGGGCGACCGCTACAAGTTCATCACCCGGCTGAGCCGCTGA
- a CDS encoding type II toxin-antitoxin system Phd/YefM family antitoxin, whose amino-acid sequence MSNPHTGDEPVVIKAPDDDESLTETAYLFKSPENARRLLAAIDRLERGGGTGRPLTE is encoded by the coding sequence GTGAGCAACCCCCACACCGGTGATGAGCCGGTCGTCATAAAAGCGCCCGACGACGATGAGTCACTGACGGAGACCGCCTACCTGTTCAAGAGCCCTGAGAACGCCCGGCGGCTGCTTGCCGCCATCGATCGGCTGGAACGCGGAGGCGGAACCGGGCGGCCTCTCACCGAGTAG
- a CDS encoding RNA polymerase sigma factor SigF has translation MPEGDPERQRIRDQLVELHLPLVEYLARRFRNRGEWLDDLIQVATIGLIKSIDRFDLERGVEFSTYATPTIVGEIKRHFRDKGWAVRVPRRLQELKLSLTKAISDLAQREGRAPTVSELAAHLQMTEEEVLEGLESANAYSTVSLDAPDSGDEDAPAVADSLGMVDESLEGVEYRESLKPLLEKLPAREKKILLLRFFGNMTQSQIAAELGISQMHVSRLLARTLAQLRDGLTADE, from the coding sequence CTGCCGGAGGGCGACCCGGAGCGCCAGCGGATCCGCGATCAGCTCGTGGAGCTGCATCTGCCGCTGGTGGAGTATCTCGCCCGGCGCTTCCGCAACCGCGGGGAGTGGCTGGACGATCTGATCCAGGTCGCCACGATCGGTCTGATCAAGTCGATCGACCGGTTCGATCTGGAGCGGGGGGTGGAGTTCTCCACCTATGCCACCCCGACGATCGTCGGTGAGATCAAGCGGCACTTCCGCGACAAGGGCTGGGCGGTGCGCGTGCCGCGCCGGCTGCAGGAGCTGAAGCTGTCGCTGACGAAGGCGATCAGTGATCTCGCGCAGCGGGAGGGCCGCGCCCCGACGGTGAGCGAGCTGGCGGCGCACCTGCAGATGACCGAGGAGGAGGTGCTGGAGGGGCTGGAGTCGGCGAACGCCTATTCCACGGTGTCCCTCGACGCGCCCGACTCCGGTGACGAGGACGCGCCGGCGGTGGCCGACTCGCTCGGCATGGTGGACGAGTCGCTGGAGGGCGTGGAGTACCGCGAGTCCCTCAAGCCGCTGCTGGAGAAGCTCCCGGCGCGCGAGAAGAAGATTCTTCTGCTGCGTTTCTTCGGCAACATGACGCAGTCGCAGATCGCCGCGGAGCTCGGCATCTCCCAGATGCACGTGTCCCGGCTGCTGGCGCGGACGCTCGCGCAGCTGCGGGACGGCCTGACCGCCGACGAGTAG
- a CDS encoding 8-amino-7-oxononanoate synthase: protein MPGMTAGRDPLARLRDAAGRRAAAGLRRSLRPRPDGLTDLASNDYLGLAGDPRLVEGAVAAAREWGTGSTGSRLVTGTTELHAELDRRLAAFTGSAAGLVFSSGFLANLGAVTALAGPDTLVVSDQVNHASIVDACRLSRSRVVIVPHGDAAAAERALAEREEDHALVVTDAVFSVDGDVAPLGALHAAVRAHGALLVVDEAHALGVVGDGGRGAAHAAGLAGEPDVVLTLTLSKSLASQGGAVLGAPEVIDTLVDTGRSFIFDTGLNPPAAGAALAALDVLRSDPDLPGRARERALAISNLAAGSGLETARPAAAVVPVFLGEPQAAVRAAGICAEHGLRVGCFRPPSVPKGRACLRLTARATLDESDLTRLRAALAEIASSTGRSLHP from the coding sequence ATGCCCGGCATGACCGCAGGACGAGACCCCCTGGCCAGGCTCCGGGACGCGGCGGGGCGGCGCGCCGCCGCCGGACTGCGCCGGTCGCTGCGCCCCCGCCCCGACGGGCTCACCGATCTGGCGTCCAACGACTACCTCGGCCTGGCCGGCGACCCGCGGCTCGTCGAGGGCGCCGTCGCGGCCGCGCGGGAGTGGGGCACCGGCTCCACCGGGTCCCGCCTCGTCACCGGGACGACGGAGCTGCACGCCGAGCTGGACCGGCGGCTCGCCGCGTTCACCGGCAGCGCCGCGGGCCTGGTGTTCTCCTCCGGCTTCCTGGCCAACCTCGGCGCCGTCACCGCGCTCGCCGGGCCCGACACGCTCGTGGTGTCCGACCAGGTCAACCACGCCTCGATCGTGGACGCGTGCCGGCTGTCGCGGTCCCGCGTCGTGATCGTCCCGCACGGGGACGCCGCCGCGGCGGAGCGGGCCCTCGCCGAGCGCGAGGAGGACCACGCCCTCGTCGTCACCGACGCGGTGTTCTCCGTGGACGGCGACGTCGCGCCGCTGGGCGCGCTGCACGCCGCCGTCCGGGCGCACGGGGCGCTGCTGGTGGTCGACGAGGCGCACGCGCTCGGCGTCGTCGGCGACGGGGGCCGCGGCGCCGCGCACGCCGCGGGCCTCGCGGGCGAGCCCGACGTGGTCCTCACCCTCACGCTGTCGAAGTCCCTGGCGTCGCAGGGCGGGGCGGTCCTCGGCGCCCCGGAGGTGATCGACACCCTGGTCGACACCGGGCGGTCGTTCATCTTCGACACCGGGCTGAACCCGCCCGCCGCGGGCGCCGCCCTCGCCGCGCTGGACGTCCTGCGATCCGACCCGGACCTGCCCGGCCGCGCCCGCGAGCGGGCGCTGGCGATCTCAAACCTGGCGGCCGGTTCCGGCCTGGAAACGGCCAGGCCCGCGGCGGCCGTGGTCCCGGTGTTCCTGGGCGAGCCGCAGGCCGCGGTGCGGGCCGCCGGGATCTGCGCTGAGCACGGTCTCCGCGTCGGGTGCTTCCGTCCGCCCTCGGTCCCCAAGGGCCGCGCGTGCCTGCGCCTCACCGCACGCGCCACGCTGGACGAGTCGGACCTCACACGATTGCGGGCGGCCCTGGCGGAAATCGCGTCTTCTACCGGCCGTAGTCTTCACCCATAA
- a CDS encoding diacylglycerol/lipid kinase family protein, with amino-acid sequence MRAMLIANPKATSTSRRARDILVRAFTGDLDLVLAETGHRGHATELARQAAVEGYDVVVALGGDGTVNETVNGLLAEGPSPDLPSLAVLPCGSANVFARALGLPDDPIGATRSVLEALRAGRHRSVGLGTASHPGAPERYFTFCAGVGLDAEVVREVERRREAGLRADPSLYVRTAIRHFFSGTDRRHPALTLEQPGRPPKSGLFLAFISNTSPWTFMGRVPVNPSPKANFARGLDVFGMRSLELGATLGALTQMLTPRAHPIQGRHVLNLHDEAEVTVRADRPVAFQLDGDYLGEQRAVTFRSVPKAIRIVI; translated from the coding sequence GTGCGCGCCATGCTCATCGCCAACCCCAAGGCGACCTCCACCTCCCGGCGGGCCCGCGACATCCTCGTGCGGGCCTTCACCGGCGACCTCGACCTCGTCCTCGCCGAGACCGGCCATCGCGGCCACGCGACCGAACTGGCCCGGCAGGCGGCCGTCGAGGGCTATGACGTCGTGGTCGCCCTCGGCGGGGACGGGACGGTGAACGAGACCGTCAACGGGCTGCTCGCGGAAGGCCCGTCCCCCGATCTGCCGTCGCTGGCGGTGCTGCCGTGCGGGAGCGCGAACGTGTTCGCCCGCGCGCTCGGCCTGCCAGACGACCCGATCGGCGCGACGCGGTCCGTCCTGGAGGCGCTGCGGGCGGGCCGGCACCGGTCGGTCGGGCTCGGCACGGCCTCCCATCCCGGCGCCCCGGAGCGGTACTTCACGTTCTGCGCGGGTGTGGGGCTGGACGCGGAGGTCGTGCGGGAGGTGGAGCGGCGCCGCGAGGCGGGCTTGCGGGCGGACCCTTCGCTGTATGTGCGGACGGCGATACGGCATTTCTTCTCCGGTACCGATCGGCGCCATCCGGCGCTCACTTTGGAACAGCCCGGAAGGCCGCCGAAATCGGGGCTGTTCCTGGCGTTCATCTCCAATACGTCTCCGTGGACTTTCATGGGGCGGGTGCCGGTGAATCCGAGTCCGAAGGCGAACTTCGCGCGCGGGCTGGACGTGTTCGGGATGCGGTCGCTGGAACTCGGCGCGACGTTGGGGGCGCTGACCCAGATGCTGACTCCGAGAGCGCACCCCATTCAGGGGCGGCACGTCCTCAACCTGCACGATGAGGCCGAGGTCACGGTGCGCGCGGACCGTCCGGTGGCGTTCCAGCTGGACGGCGACTACCTGGGCGAGCAGCGGGCGGTCACGTTCCGCTCCGTGCCGAAGGCGATCCGCATCGTCATTTGA
- a CDS encoding DoxX family protein: MIPVDRLGEPVLGLFRAVVGLLFLCHGAASLFGVLGGNRGSGHAVALAAWPGWWAALIQLVCGALVLAGLCTRPAAVLASGSMAYAYFTVHQPHALLPLRNGGESAAMFCWAFLLIAVLGPGAWALDALLAGRRREPAAAPSRS; the protein is encoded by the coding sequence ATGATCCCGGTGGACCGACTGGGCGAACCGGTGCTCGGGCTGTTCCGCGCCGTCGTGGGCCTGCTGTTCCTGTGCCATGGGGCGGCGTCGCTGTTCGGGGTGCTCGGCGGCAACCGGGGCAGCGGCCACGCGGTCGCGCTCGCCGCCTGGCCGGGATGGTGGGCGGCGCTCATCCAGCTCGTCTGCGGCGCGCTGGTGCTGGCCGGGCTGTGCACGCGGCCCGCGGCCGTCCTGGCGTCGGGCTCGATGGCGTACGCGTACTTCACCGTCCACCAGCCGCACGCGCTGCTGCCGCTGCGCAACGGCGGCGAGAGCGCGGCGATGTTCTGCTGGGCGTTCCTGCTGATCGCGGTGCTCGGACCGGGCGCCTGGGCGCTGGACGCCCTCCTGGCGGGCCGCCGCCGCGAACCGGCGGCGGCACCGTCCAGGTCCTGA
- a CDS encoding acetyl-CoA carboxylase biotin carboxylase subunit: MFESVLVANRGEIAGRIVHTARAMGLKAIAVYSAADAGLPFVAEADEAVLIGPAEPSGSYLNAAAILEAAHRTNAQAVHPGHGFLAESAAFARRVAERGLVWVGPPPLAIARMGDKINARNLMKEAGVPVAPGVWEPVPDAATAAEEAERIGYPVMVKPAAGGGGIGLAAVHDEASLRKAFEETRAAAEQLFGRGDILLERYVEGARHVEVQILGLADGTVVALGERECSVQRRYQKVVEESPSPGVTPALRERMLAAAVRAGEAVGYRGAGTVECLVDPAAQEFTFLEMDTRLQIEHPVTEMVTGIDLVEQQFRVAAGEPVSFTSAAPRGHAVEFRVQAEDPESFLPGTGEITVWEEPVGDGIRIDAGYAEGTTVTRHYDPLLAKLCVHGDDRAHALARARAALEAFHIEGPPTNLPFLRELLDRPEFADGTYDTGLVARMRGPQAP, encoded by the coding sequence GTGTTCGAGTCGGTGCTCGTGGCCAACCGCGGCGAGATCGCCGGGCGGATCGTGCACACCGCCCGCGCGATGGGGCTCAAGGCGATCGCGGTGTACTCCGCGGCCGACGCGGGCCTGCCCTTCGTCGCCGAGGCGGACGAGGCCGTCCTGATCGGGCCCGCCGAGCCGTCCGGCAGCTACCTCAACGCCGCCGCGATCCTGGAGGCCGCGCACCGGACCAACGCGCAGGCCGTCCACCCCGGCCACGGGTTCCTCGCCGAGAGCGCCGCGTTCGCCCGGCGGGTCGCCGAGCGCGGGCTGGTCTGGGTCGGCCCGCCGCCGCTCGCCATCGCCCGGATGGGCGACAAGATCAACGCCCGGAACCTGATGAAGGAGGCGGGCGTCCCCGTCGCGCCCGGGGTCTGGGAGCCCGTGCCCGACGCGGCGACGGCGGCCGAGGAGGCCGAGCGCATCGGCTACCCCGTCATGGTGAAGCCCGCCGCGGGCGGCGGGGGCATCGGCCTGGCCGCCGTCCACGACGAGGCGTCGCTGCGCAAGGCGTTCGAGGAGACCCGCGCCGCCGCCGAGCAGCTCTTCGGCCGGGGCGACATCCTGCTGGAGCGGTACGTCGAGGGCGCCCGGCACGTCGAGGTCCAGATCCTCGGTCTCGCCGACGGCACGGTGGTCGCGCTGGGCGAGCGCGAGTGCTCCGTCCAGCGCCGGTACCAGAAGGTCGTCGAGGAGTCCCCGTCCCCCGGAGTCACCCCCGCGCTGCGCGAGCGGATGCTGGCCGCCGCCGTCCGCGCGGGCGAGGCCGTCGGCTACCGCGGCGCCGGCACCGTCGAGTGCCTGGTCGACCCGGCCGCGCAGGAGTTCACCTTCCTGGAGATGGACACCCGCCTCCAGATCGAGCACCCGGTGACCGAGATGGTCACCGGCATCGACCTCGTCGAGCAGCAGTTCCGCGTCGCGGCGGGCGAACCCGTCTCGTTCACCTCCGCCGCGCCGCGCGGGCACGCCGTCGAGTTCCGCGTCCAGGCCGAGGACCCGGAGAGCTTCCTGCCCGGCACGGGCGAGATCACGGTGTGGGAGGAGCCCGTCGGGGACGGCATCCGCATCGACGCCGGCTACGCCGAGGGCACCACCGTCACCCGCCACTACGACCCGCTGCTGGCCAAGCTGTGCGTCCACGGCGACGACCGCGCCCACGCCCTGGCCCGCGCCCGCGCCGCCCTGGAGGCGTTCCACATCGAGGGCCCGCCGACGAACCTGCCCTTCCTGCGCGAACTACTCGACCGCCCGGAGTTCGCCGACGGCACCTACGACACCGGCCTGGTCGCGCGCATGCGCGGCCCCCAGGCCCCCTGA
- the bioD gene encoding dethiobiotin synthase — translation MSVLVVTGTCTGVGKTVVTAALAAVAAARGASVAVVKPGQTGVGGAEPGDLDEVRRLAGIDDVHEYARFPDPLSPAAAARHAGMPPVRMPDVAERVRDLSSGRRLVLVEGAGGLLVRYDEEGSTIADLARWLGAAVVVVARPDLGTLNHTALTLEAMAHRGVQLAGVVIGAWPDDPDLAMRSNIRDLETIAARPLSGALPAGAGALDPAEFLVAAHRGLAPSFGGGFDAAAFRAAFGPDKENT, via the coding sequence GTGAGTGTGCTCGTTGTGACCGGGACCTGCACGGGTGTGGGGAAGACCGTCGTCACCGCGGCGCTGGCCGCGGTCGCCGCCGCGCGCGGCGCGTCGGTCGCCGTCGTCAAACCCGGCCAGACGGGCGTCGGCGGCGCGGAGCCGGGCGACCTCGACGAGGTCCGCAGGCTCGCCGGGATCGACGACGTGCACGAGTACGCGCGCTTCCCCGACCCGCTGTCCCCGGCCGCCGCGGCCCGCCACGCCGGGATGCCGCCCGTCCGGATGCCGGACGTCGCCGAGCGCGTCCGGGACCTGTCGTCCGGGCGGCGGCTGGTCCTCGTCGAGGGTGCGGGCGGGCTCCTCGTCCGCTACGACGAGGAGGGAAGCACGATCGCCGACCTCGCGCGCTGGCTCGGCGCCGCGGTCGTGGTGGTGGCCCGGCCCGACCTCGGCACGCTCAACCACACCGCGCTCACCCTGGAGGCGATGGCGCACCGCGGGGTGCAGCTCGCCGGGGTGGTGATCGGCGCCTGGCCGGACGACCCGGACCTCGCCATGCGCAGCAACATCCGCGACCTGGAGACCATCGCGGCCCGCCCGCTGTCGGGCGCGCTGCCCGCCGGCGCCGGGGCCCTGGACCCGGCGGAGTTCCTCGTGGCCGCGCACCGCGGCCTGGCGCCCTCGTTCGGCGGCGGATTCGACGCCGCCGCCTTCCGCGCCGCCTTCGGCCCCGACAAGGAGAACACGTGA